GCTATCTTGCTCCCTCCGTATGCTCTAGATGACCAAAGATAAAAGCGTTCATAGTTTTATTTTGCTCACCCTGCATTCTTGACCAAGCATCCTGCCACCAGGCCTGGAGAGCAAGATTAGTAGGAGTGACCTCATTTTAGAATcattataaaaataaaaaaattacctAAAAGCCGTCAATAGAAAAGAACACAAAATTCTTGAGTATTCACCGAAGCATCTATATGTAAATCTGGAAGAGACAaaaatcaaagacatcacaacataAAACAGGATAGAGAAATTCATCCAGATCACATGGACATGCTGGCTGCATGTATATGAGTCAAATGTATACAGAAATGAAACTAACTTGTTGCTATTTCAATGCACACACAACCATATCTTGTATGAATCTACAACAAAGTCAAGCCGAAGGAGCCGGCCCCCCTCGAGCGCTACTCCTGGATCATAGTACACGAGTGGGTGAACGCGCCGCCGATATGGTACCGTGCGACGGAGGAGCAGGAGGCGACCTACCTCGACCACTGGCGCCGCGCCGGGAGGGCGAGCACCTCGAGTgcgaggccgaggagaaggcgcgccagGCCCTGCGGAGGCATAACCTGCGGCGGCACAGCCCGATATCGCCGCCCTCTGGAACACGACGTTCCCCTGGGCCGGCCATGCGCCGATGCTGATCGACCTCACCGCCCCCGCCACAAACGACGACGAAAAGGATGCCTAGGGCACCGCACCATCGTCTAGTTTTtagttttttatgtttaattaatgTAATATGGACTATCTCCGGCCTCCGTGGCCGGCTTTTATGTTTAATTGAtgcttattttattttttaaatgctgaaacgtttttttcgcgcgcCCACAAAATGGGTCGGGCCAGCGTTGGGCGCTCGCGCCGACCCAAACGCGAAAGCAGACGTTTGTGTCCGCCAggccgacccaaatggacaaaaACGGACAAAAATGCCGTTCgtttgggtcgccccgttggagttgctcttaaaaaAGAAAAACTACCTGGCAAGAGATTTTTTTAGGGATTTACCTGGCAAtagattttttgtgcagaaaaaccCGGCAATAGaatattttttgagaaaaacctgACAATAGATGGTTGGGACCTGGGAGCACTCAGAAATGTGTTTTCCTGATGGGCCACAGCGTTCACGGGTGGACATGTGGACCTGTGGGCGACAACATTCACAGAAAGCATAGCAGCGTGTCAAGCCTCCCGCTGGTCCAAACCACGCGTGTATGGTGTGTGTGGGTTTGCCTGTGCGCGTGTCCTCCCACCGGTTAGCCACTCGGTGTAGCTCTGGACAGAGGAGATTGGTGATTTGGGTGGTGTTGGGTACGCCTCGGCTCCTTGCAGTACGTCGTGATGTTCCGGCTGTCGGTGCTGCTTCCCGCGATTGCTGCTTGGGGCGCTGCTTCCCCGTCCATACGATCCGTCTCTCCCTTCCGTCTGCTCGATCTACTGCTCTGCCCTGATCTGGTTTGTATTGTTTCATCTGGTATTGGATTTGTTGTTTGCTGTCTTGGGCTGGGTTCAGTATAGTGTTTCTCGAGCAACGAAGTCATTGGATTGGGCTCTGGTTTTTGTGAGATGCCGCTTTCGTGCTTCAATTGTTGTGGAGGGCGCCGTGCACTGCAGAGGATGAGATTGGCTGATTGTTGTGgactgatgcttcccttcaagtttAACTTGCTGCTTCAATTGCCAACTTTGACAGGAGGAGATTGATCGGTGCACCCACCGCATAGAGCCGAAGGAAGTGTGTCAATCCAGCAATACATGGAGCCGGCCAGCAACCAGCGACGCAGCCACCATTGTCTTACCTGCTCTAAGCACACACTCAATTTTGTTTCAGATGGAATGCATTCAGCATACATGGTGGAAGAGAGCTGCCCCCAGGCCCTCACTACTGAACAACCACGCCCACAACAAGGACATGGAGATCTTCATCACAGGGGTAATCAACTTCAACTTTACCACCTACATTACCATGATCTCACTGCTTGCTAGATCCAGTATACCGACAGTGATTCACCAACCATATAGCCATTAAACTGCATGCAATTCCTGTTTTCAGAATACTTGCCCAAATAATGGCTGCATTGTCAGCTCGGCCATCACTTTAAAACAAGAGTTCTCCTTTCCTCACACCACATATCTTTACACAATGCAACAAAAGAGTGGCAGTCTCATGCCTTGTTTTGAAATCGATTGAGTAAAAAATGGCACCTTGATGCGTGCGCTTGCTAGAGAAGTGTATTCAGTATTTACCTACTTGAGGTGATCACATATACAAAATTAAAATGCAATGATCACATCACAGACTATAATTTGTTTTCTTAACTTATGCACACTGTACACCCGCTTTCTCAAATCGGCTTTACCATATCACCATATATCCAACCTTAGGTGCAACACGCAACCTACAATTGGACCTACAATTGGACCGATAGTTCAATAAGGAAGAACATTTAGCACAAAGGAAGATTAAGTTAAAAAACTTCCAATGAACACAGAAAATCGATGCTCGAGTGAGTGCCAATATCATCTCAAAATATGCAATATAATAGTAAGAGGTCAGGCTAGTCAAGTGAAAGACGTTTGCAACTACACAATGACACATTAGCAAACTTGAGAGCAACAGAATTACAATTAGTACAGTTTTCAGGGCAACACATAAGAAACTACATGAGTAACGTGACTATCACTAATTGAGGAGTGGGTGGCTCCAAGAACTGGAATTAGACAAATTATACATCATCAATCATTAGGAGCTGGACCCAATAGAATCTTGTCTCCTGGTCTGCAAGCCAAAAAAATGCAGGAAGACTATCAGCACATATGCAGGAAGAACACCATGGCAATGGTAATAGATGATTGAGCGCATTGTAAATAATGGGGCGACCTCACCTCAAGTAGATCGCGTTAGAATAGAAACAACACAACAGTAGCGATTGCACTCGTTGAGCTTTACATCGAGCCTTCGAGGCAGTCTAGAACTGATGGCCGACGTGATTCGCTCTTGCAAGAAAATAAGGAGAGGCCATTACCAAACTTGATACATACTTTCATTTTCTATGTTACCTAGGAAATATTATTGCACATATGTTTCACTTGTAAAATTACCATCTGGGCGATTGGCGTGTTGTGTCGGCTTGACTActgatttcttttctttccttattTTCCTGTATGAACCTGGTGGCCAGCAGCAAGTGAAGGCAAGAAATAAGGTGCCAAAGGATTTAATTAGGCGAAGATGATTAGGCTCTAGTACACACCGAGTGCATCCATAAGAGTCTACGTTAAAATACTACAGAAGGTGAGACTGGGCATAGTCTTGATATAGTTTTGTTAAAAGATATTGCATTGAGTTTCTGGTTTGGACATACTTATGATTGTTTTCTTCAAACTGCATCATAATATGTACTTTAATTTGTTGCCTGTTTGGGATAAGTTGATGGCTATGAATGTGAGAAATCAATTTTTTACTTCCAGAAAATGCACACAAACAAAATCTGGAATGTCTTCTTGTGTCTCTCATCTTTTTGGCTTCATTTGTATGATTAGAATTTGGCTTCAAACCAACTAAACTAAAAAGTTTTTTTTTCTTGTCCACTCTCCAATTTTTAAATTATGATTCATGAAGTTTTAGTGCAACTTGGAAAGGTTATAataatttggttacagggttgatgATGTATCTATGGATATTATACTgatggaaaaaaggcctttggtcgcggttcgcaactgccattagtcgcggttgcgcaaccgcgaccaaataagcgcgactaaagccccccacctttagtcgcggctccttaagaaccgcgactaaaggcccgtccacgtgggcgccaggcggccgtcggggcggaggacctttagtcgcggttcttctggccaaccgcgactaaaggccgccacaggtttagggtttgtattgttttatttcttttgtgctttattttaattttgaaggagtttcatatattctacggtactacatacatgcatatgaatgtacaatttcaaataaatttgaaattagaacaaaaagaattcaagaggaatatacaatatatattcaatatcatcggatgaccatatacaattttgaacaagtttccatacatgatttaatgcatataaagttctacgtcctcgtaatagtgttctcctttaggatggaggacttccctgctgaaccatccagctagttcctcttgaagtggtcggaagcgagcttctggactaagcatccaccggaggttattcctctgagcattggtatcactcggaacccgctcagaggtgtatctccggatcatctcacagacatagtatccNNNNNNNNNNNNNNNNNNNNNNNNNNNNNNNNNNNNNNNNNNNNNNNNNNNNNNNNNNNNNNNNNNNNNNNNNNNNNNNNNNNNNNNNNNNNNNNNNNNNNNNNNNNNNNNNNNNNNNNNNNNNNNNNNNNNNNNNNNNNNNNNNNNNNNNNNNNNNNNNNNNNNNNNNNNNNNNNNNNNNNNNNNNNNNNNNNNNNNNNNNNNNNNNNNNNNNNNNNNNNNNNNNNNNNNNNNNNNNNNNNNNNNNNNNNNNNNNNNNNNNNNNNNNNNNNNNNNNNNNNNNNNNNNNNNNNNNNNNNNNNNNNNNNNNNNNNNNNNNNNNNNNNNNNNNNNNNNNNNNNNNNNNNNNNNNNNNNNNNNNNNNNNNNNNNNNNNNNNNNNNNNNNNNNNNNNNNNNNNNNNNNNNNNNNNNNNNNNNNNNNNNNNNNNNNNNNNNNNNNNNNNNNNNNNNNNNNNNNNNNNNNNNNNNNNNNNNNNNNNNNNNNNNNNNNNNNNNNNNNNNNNNNNNNNNNNNNNNNNNNNNNNNNNNNNNNNNNNNNNNNNNNNNNNNNNNNNNNNNNNNNNNNNNNNNNNNNNNNNNNNNNNNNNNNNNNNNNNNNNNNNNNNNNNNNNNNNNNNNNNNNNNNNNNNNNNNNNNNNNNNNNNNNNNNNNNNNNNNNNNNNNNNNNNNNNNNNNNNNNNNNNNNNNNNNNNNNNNNNNNNNNNNNNNNNNNNNNNNNNNNNNNNNNNNNNNNNNNNNNNNNNNNNNNNNNNNNNNNNNNNNNNNNNNNNNNNNNNNNNNNNNNNNNNNNNNNNNNNNNNNNNNNNNNNNNNNNNNNNNNNNNNNNNNNNNNNNNNNNNNNNNNNNNNNNNNNNNNNNNNNNNNNNNNNNNNNNNNNNNNNNNNNNNNNNNNNNNNNNNNNNNNNNNNNNNNNNNNNNNNNNNNNNNNNNNNNNNNNNNNNNNNNNNNNNNNNNNNNNNNNNNNNNNNNNNNNNNNNNNNNNNNNNNNNNNNNNNNNNNNNNNNNNNNNNNNNNNNNNNNNNNNNNNNNNNNNNNNNNNNNNNNNNNNNNNNNNNNNNNNNNNNNNNNNNNNNNNNNNNNNNNNNNNNNNNNNNNNNNNNNNNNNNNNNNNNNNNNNNNNNNNNNNNNNNNNNNNNNNNNNNNNNNNNNNNNNNNNNNNNNNNNNNNNNNNNNNNNNNNNNNNNNNNNNNNNNNNNNNNNNNNNNNNNNNNNNNNNNNNNNNNNNNNNNNNNNNNNNNNNNNNNNNNNNNNNNNNNNNNNNNNNNNNNNNNNNNNNNNNNNNNNNNNNNNNNNNNNNNNNNNNNNNNNNNNNNNNNNNNNNNNNNNNNNNNNNNNNNNNNNNNNNNNNNNNNNNNNNNNNNNNNNNNNNNNNNNNNNNNNNNNNNNNNNNNNNNNNNNNNNNNNNNNNNNNNNNNNNNNNNNNNNNNNNNNNNNNNNNNNNNNNNNNNNNNNNNNNNNNNNNNNNNNNNNNNNNNNNNNNNNNNNNNNNNNNNNNNNNNNNNNNNNNNNNNNNNNNNNNNNNNNNNNNNNNNNNNNNNNNNNNNNNNNNNNNNNNNNNNNNNNNNNNNNNNNNNNNNNNNNNNNNNNNNNNNNNNNNNNNNNNNNNNNNNNNNNNNNNNNNNNNNNNNNNNNNNNNNNNNNNNNNNNNNNNNNNNNNNNNNNNNNNNNNNNNNNNNNNNNNNNNNNNNNNNNNNNNNNNNNNNNNNNNNNNNNNNNNNNNNNNNNNNNNNNNNNNNNNNNNNNNNNNNNNNNNNNNNNNNNNNNNNNNNNNNNNNNNNNNNNNNNNNNNNNNNNNNNNNNNNNNNNNNNNNNNNNNNNNNNNNNNNNNNNNNNNNNNNNNNNNNNNNNNNNNNNNNNNNNNNNNNNNNNNNNNNNNNNNNNNNNNNNNNNNNNNNNNNNNNNNNNNNNNNNNNNNNNNNNNNNNNNNNNNNNNNNNNNNNNNNNNNNNNNNNNNNNNNNNNNNNNNNNNNNNNNNNNNNNNNNNNNNNNNNNNNNNNNNNNNNNNNNNNNNNNNNNNNNNNNNNNNNNNNNNNNNNNNNNNNNNNNNNNNNNNNNNNNNNNNNNNNNNNNNNNNNNNNNNNNNNNNNNNNNNNNNNNNNNNNNNNNNNNNNNNNNNNNNNNNNNNNNNNNNNNNNNNNNNNNNNNNNNNNNNNNNNNNNNNNNNNNNNNNNNNNNNNNNNNNNNNNNNNNNNNNNNNNNNNNNNNNNNNNNNNNNNNNNNNNNNNNNNNNNNNNNNNNNNNNNNNNNNNNNNNNNNNNNNNNNNNNNNNNNNNNNNNNNNNNNNNNNNNNNNNNNNNNNNNNNNNNNNNNNNNNNNNNNNNNNNNNNNNNNNNNNNNNNNNNNNNNNNNNNNNNNNNNNNNNNNNNNNNNNNNNNNNNNNNNNNNNNNNNNNNNNNNNNNNNNNNNNNNNNNNNNNNNNNNNNNNNNNNNNNNNNNNNNNNNNNNNNNNNNNNNNNNNNNNNNNNNNNNNNNNNNNNNNNNNNNNNNNNNNNNNNNNNNNNNNNNNNNNNNNNNNNNNNNNNNNNNNNNNNNNNNNNNNNNNNNNNNNNNNNNNNNNNNNNNNNNNNNNNNNNNNNNNNNNNNNNNNNNNNNNNNNNNNNNNNNNNNNNNNNNNNNNNNNNNNNNNNNNNNNNNNNNNNNNNNNNNNNNNNNNNNNNNNNNNNNNNNNNNNNNNNNNNNNNNNNNNNNNNNNNNNNNNNNNNNNNNNNNNNNNNNNNNNNNNNNNNNNNNNNNNNNNNNNNNNNNNNNNNNNNNNNNNNNNNNNNNNNNNNNNNNNNNNNNNNNNNNNNNNNNNNNNNNNNNNNNNNNNNNNNNNNNNNNNNNNNNNNNNNNNNNNNNNNNNNNNNNNNNNNNNNNNNNNNNNNNNNNNNNNNNNNNNNNNNNNNNNNNNNNNNNNNNNNNNNNNNNNNNNNNNNNNNNNNNNNNNNNNNNNNNNNNNNNNNNNNNNNNNNNNNNNNNNNNNNNNNNNNNNNNNNNNNNNNNNNNNNNNNNNNNNNNNNNNNNNNNNNNNNNNNNNNNNNNNNNNNNNNN
This portion of the Triticum dicoccoides isolate Atlit2015 ecotype Zavitan chromosome 7A, WEW_v2.0, whole genome shotgun sequence genome encodes:
- the LOC119332227 gene encoding uncharacterized protein LOC119332227 codes for the protein MFRLSVLLPAIAAWGAASPSIRSVSPFRLLDLLLCPDLEEIDRCTHRIEPKEVCQSSNTWSRPATSDAATIVLPALSTHSILFQMECIQHTWWKRAAPRPSLLNNHAHNKDMEIFITGQQVKARNKVPKDLIRRR